CGTCTACCCGGGCGCCCCCGACCTGCCGACCTTGGTGCACGAGACGGCGCACCAGTGGTTCGGCGACTCCGTGACGCCGAAGAGCTGGCAGGACATGTGGCTCAACGAGGGTTTCGCGACCTACGCGGAGTGGCTGTGGGAGGAGGACGAGGGCGGCGCCACGGCGGAGCAGACGTTCACCGGGCTCTACGACCACGGCGTCGAGGAGTACGCGGATCTGTGGGACTTCCCGCCCGCGAAGCCGACGAGCGCCGCCCATGTATCCGACCCCCCTGTCTACCAGCGCGGCGCGATGGTGCTGCACCGCATCCGGCAGACCGTCGGCGACGACGCCTTCTACGACATCGTGCAGGGCTGGGCAGCCGCCCACCGGCACGGGAACGCCGGCACGGACGCCTTCACGGCGTACGTCGAGAAGGCGGCTCCGGACGCGGACTTCGATGACATCTGGGCGGACTGGCTGTACGGGGAGGGAAAACCGGAGCTCCCCTGAGTCCCTTGAGCCCCCTGAGCCCCCTTGAGCCCGCTGAGCCCGCTGAGCCCCCTCAGGCCTCTGAGGCCTGAGCCCGGTCTGTTCTCGCTGCCGGGGCCGCCGTCGGGGTCAGGCCGTGCGGTGCGTCGCCTCGTGTTCGTCGAGCAGGCGGGCGAGGTCGGACGGCCACACCGGCTCGGCGGACGCGTGCAGTTCCCGCCGGGGCCACCAGCGCCAGCTGAGGATGCCGTCGGCGGCGTGGGCGGCGGCCAGGTCGGGGCCGGCGGGTTCGCGGTGCGGGCCCGGGGTGACGTAGATGTGCTCGTGCTGGCGGATGACGACGTCGGAGCGGGTGAAGTCGTGCTCCCAGGTGCACAGGAGGGGCCCGGGCTCCAGGTCGTTCCAGCCGGTCTCCTCGCGCAGCTCGCGCAGGGCGCCCTCGCGGGGCGACTCGCCTTCCTCGAGTCCGCCGCCGGGCAGTGCCCAGTGCGCGCCGACGTCGGGGTTGACGTACCGGAAGAGGAGGACGGAGCCGCCGGGGTCGACGACGGCCACCCGGGCGGCGCGGCGCAGCCGGGGCAGCGGTTTGCGCAGCACGGCGCAGGGACGCCCGTGTTGCCGATCCGGGCGGTGGCCGATGACCTCGTACCCGAGGGCGGTCCAGAACGCGAGGCCCTTGGGGTTGGCGTCGAGCACGGCGAGCCGGAGGCCGTTGCGGCCGTCCGCCCGGAACCGTTCCTCGATCTGCTCGGCGATGCGGCGGCCGTGCCCCTGCCCGTGCTGGGCCGCGTCGACCATCAGCAGGCCGATCCAGGGGTCCGGGTCGGCGGGGTCGGGGTGCCGGGCCAGGGTGATGACCACCCCGACCAGTCTTCCCCCGCTGCGGGCCAGCAGCACCTCCACCCCGTCGGTCGCCGCCTGTTCGGCGAGCGCCGCCGCCACCTGCTCCGGCCGGATGTCGTGCGGATCCGGGAAGTCGCCGCTGAGGGCCTGGAATTCGCGGTTGGAGGCGTAGAGGGCGGTCAGTTCGGTGAGGAGGGGGCCGGGGATGTCGTGGTCGGCGGCGAGGGGGAGGGCAGTCAGGATCATGGGCCGCAGGGTAGGGCCTGCCGGCCGGTCAGACCCCGACCGATTCTGCTCCGACCTGGCCGCGTGAGAGCAGCATCCGCTCGAGGAGGTTGCGTGTCGCGCGTTCGACGCGCGGGTCGTGGTGGTCCTCGTCGTGGAGGGCGAGGGGCCAGAAGAAGGTGCCGGCGGCGAAGACGAGGGTGCCGCCCTCGTGTTCGGTGAGGCCGGTGTTCTGGATGCGCCGCTTGTGGCCGCTGCCCTTGGCGGACTTGTAGCGGTAGGGGGACTCCGAGAGGAGGGTGCGGGTGGCGCCCTTCGGGGACGGCATCCTGGTGTCGTAGCCGTCGGCCTCGACGGCCACGAGGTGGGGTATCTCCTCGCCGTCCTTGAGCCCGGTGCCCTCCCAGAACCAGTGGTCCGGCCGGCGGACGACCAGGGGCGCGGGTTTGGCCAGGATGCCGTTGTACTGGACGCCCAGCAGCCCCTGTTCGGCCCGCCCGTTCTTCTTGCCGTGCTTGTCCTCCAGGTCGCGCCAGCGTTCGGTGGGGCCGTTGGCGTCGGGGGACGGGTCCACGGCGGTCTTGTAGCAGGCGACGGTGCGGGACGGGGTGCCGTCGGCCGCGCCGGTGAGCCGGATGTGGAAGTAGATGTTGTTGGCCGCGAGGAAGGCGAGGTGTGTGCCGGCGTCGACCGCCTTCTCCAGCACGTCCCGCATGGGCTTCGACCAGTACTCGTCGTGGCCGGGGAAGATCATCGCCGTGTAGCGCCCGGGGTCGATCCGGCCCTCGTGCAGGTCGGCGCTGGTCGCGTACGTCACGTCGTGGCCCTCGGCCTCCACCCAGCGCGTGAAGGCGACGTCCAGCTCGGCCCACCGGGGCAGACCGTGGTCGGAGTAGGGGCGGTCGAACGACACCTGGAACGCGCGGTGCTCGCTGTCCGCGACCGCTCCGGGGCGGGGGTAGCCCCGGTAGAGGTTCTTGCCGGTACGACCGTCCATGGGCCACTGGTTGTAGGCCTGGTAGGTGGTGAAGGGGAGGACCACCAGGAGGTCCGACGCGCGGTTCTGCTCGCGGACGACGAACGGGGTGCAGCTGCGGTGGCCGTCCTCGGCCTCGAAGACGGCCACGTAGACGCCCGATATCCAGGTGCTGGGGATGCGGTGCGTCCAGGACGGGCGCCAGTCGCACACGATGGCGCCGGTCTCGGGGTGCGGGGCGGGGGTGGGCTGCCGGGAGCCGGTGAGCTCCGGTCCGGTGGCCATCAGGCGGCCGCCCTCGCCGTCGTAGTGGCCCAGCCGGTAGAGGGTGACGCGGAAGGGCTGCGGGACCCGGACGGACACGTGGAAGGAGATCGGTTCCCCGGGCGAGACGGAGGTCGTCGACGCGTAGCCGTGGATCTGTCCCAGATGGTCCTTGGTGGTGAGGCGGGCGTCCGCAGGGACCTCCCAGTCGGGCGTTCCGTCGTTCGTGTTCTCGTTCACGACCGGGTTGGCGCCCATGGCGGTGGCCTTGCGGACGGTCGGCGGGGACGCCGACGGGGGCTCCGCGGGGGTCTCGCGGTAGGCGTAGGCCGCTCCGATCCCGGCGGCGGCGACCGCCCCCACCCCGAACGTACCCATGGCCCTGCGACGACTGACGACGGACATGTGGAACAGGCCCCCCTGGCACCGGCACACGGTCCGCGCACGCGCTGTTCACTCGTCGCACTGCCGTGTGGACTGTCAAACCTCTCTGCTGCACCGCGACGTCTGTCGCACTGCAGGTTCGGGGTCGTGACGGTCGAGCGACTGGTCGAGCCGCTGGTCACACGAAGACCGCCCGCCCTCTTGGTAGAGGGCGGGCGGTCCGGTGAGGTTGCCTGGGAAACCTCGGTTGTTCGAACGTTCTGTGACGTTCGGGTGGATCAGACGCTGACGCCGAAGTCCTGCGCGATGCCCACGAGGCCCGACGCGTAACCCTGGCCGACCGCGCGGAACTTCCACTCCGCGCCGTTGCGGTAGAGCTCGCCGAAGACCATGGCCGTCTCGGTGGCCGCGTCCTCGGAGAGGTCGTAGCGGGCGATCTCGGCGCCGCCGGCCTGGTTGACGATGCGGATGTAGGCGTTGCGGACCTGGCCGAAGTTCTGCGAGCGGTTCTCTGCGTCGTAGATCGAGACCGGGAAGACGATCTTGTCGATGTCGGCGGGGAGACCCGCCAGGTTCACGTTGATCGCCTCGTCGTCGCCCGCGCCCTCGCCGGTGCGGTTGTCGCCGGTGTGGACGATGGTCTGGTCCGGCGTCTGCTTGTTGTTGAAGAAGACGAAGTGACCGTCGGAGTAGACCTTGCCCTGCAGGTTGACCGCGATCGCGGAGGCGTCGAGGTCGAAGTCCGTGCCGGTGGTGGTGCGGACGTCCCAGCCGAGGCCCACGGTGACGGCGGTCAGGCCCGGAGCCTCCTTGGTGAGCGAGACGTTGCCACCCTTGGACAGGCTTACAGCCATGGTTGGGAGTCCTTCCCTCGTTGCGTACGGCTTCGTACGGGCTTCGTACGGGCACGAAGCTACAGCTATCCCTATGAACGCAGCGAAGGGTGCTCAAGGTTCCCCGCCACTCCGCGTTTCTTTACTTTCTTTACCGAGGGATATTCGCGTGACTCGGGCCGCTCCGGGACGGGAACATGGTGGGCATGTCTGGTCCCTATGTCGTCCGCGGCTCCGTCTCGCTTCCCGAGGCCGAGCTCATGTGGCGTTTCTCGCGGTCTTCGGGGCCGGGCGGGCAGCACGTCAACACCAGCGACTCACAGGTGGAGCTCCGCTTCGACCTCGGCCGCACCGAGGCGTTCCCCGAGGTGTGGAAGGCGCGGGCGCTCGAGCGGCTGGCCGGGCGGCTCGTCGACGGCGTGGTCACCGTCCGCGCCTCGGAGCACCGCTCCCAGTGGCGCAACCGCGAGACCGCCGCCGTACGCCTCGCCGCCCTGCTCGCCGAGGCCACCGCCCCGCCGCCGAAGCCGCGCCGGCCGACCCGGATCCCGCGCGGCATCAACGAGCGCAGGCTGCGGGAGAAGAAGCAGCGGTCCGACACGAAGCGGGGCAGGACCGGCCGCGACTGGTCCTGACGCCGGGGCGCCCGATCGCGTTCGTCCGCCGCGTCCTGTCACAGGTCCGGTGGCCCGTCCGTCTTCCGTAGGACGAGTGGGATCGACGGTCCCACCGCGACGAGGGGCGAAGGATGCAACCGATGACGACGACGGGCGACGACGACTTCTCGGCCGAGACGGCTGACGACGACTTCCTGGCCAGGTCCTTCGAGGCGCACCGCGCCCGTCTGCGCGCCGTGGCCCACCGCATGCTCGGCTCCGCCGCGGAGGCCGACGACGCCGTGCAGGAGGCCTGGTTGCGGCTCAGCCGGAGCCAGGGGCGCAGCGGGGGCGAGGAGATCGGCAATCTCGGCGGCTGGCTGACGACGGTCGTCGGCCGGGTCTGCCTGGACATGCTGCGTTCGCGCCGTTCCCGTGCCGAGGAACCGCTGGAGAGCTGGTCTCCCGCGCCGTCCTCCGCCGTGCCGGACCCGGCGCAGGACGCGCTGCTCGCGGACTCCGTGGGCGCCGCCCTTCTCGTCGTCCTGGACGCCCTGACACCCGCCGAGCGGCTGGCGTTCGTGCTGCACGACCTGTTCGGGGTGCCCTTCGACGAGGTCGCGACGATCGTCGACCGGACCCCGGAGGCCGCCCGGCAGCTCGCCAGCAGGGCGCGTCGCCGGGTGCGCGGAGCGCAGGAGCCCGAGGCCGACCTGGCCCGCCAGCGCAAGGTGGTGGACGCCTTTCTCTCCGCCGCGCGGGAAGGCGACTTCGAGGGGCTGCTCGCCGTGCTCGACCCGGACGTCGTGTCCCGCTCCGAGGCCGGGGTGACGGCCGGCGCGGCGGCGGTCGCGGCGGGTGCGTCCAGTTTCCACCGCCTCGCCCTCGCGGCCCGGCCCGACCTCGGGATCCGGCACGCTCTGGTGGACGGCGCGACGGCGGTGGCGGTGCTGGCCGGCGACCGCCTGCACCGGGTGGTGCGTTTCACGTTCGTGGGAGGCGGGCGGATCGCCCTGATCGACGTCGTGACCGAGCCCGCACGTCTCGCCCGGCTGCAGGTGACCCTCCTGTAGGCCGACGCCGACGCCGAGGCTCGTTCGGAGGGCGGGACGGGACGGGACGGGAGGAGAGGGGTCGGGGCGGCGACGGGGCGGGCCCGGCGTCGCCTCAGGGCTGGTCCAGGCGCAGGACGCCGACGGCCTCGCCCTCGCTCTTCTCGCCGTTCTTGCGGAATCCCAGCCGCAGATAGAAGTCCTCCGGCCCGTTCTCGCCCTCGTGCCAGGTCACGTACATCTCCTGGGCGCCGCGGCGGCGCAGTTCCGCGGCGACCGACTCCACGGCGAACCGGCCGTAGCCGCGGCCCTGTTCGCCGGCCGCGACGTTCAGCCGCCACAGGCCGGAGCGGAGGAGGGGGGCGTCGCCGGTCCCGCCGGTCCAGTCGAGGTCGAGGAAGGCCATCAGGAAGCCGACGGGACGGTCGCCGTCCATGATCAGGCGGGGCCAGGCGACGCCCGGCGGGTGGACGTAGGCCTCGGCGAGGGACTTCATGACCGGGGCGACCGCGAACTCCTGGTCGGGGCGGACGTGAATGCCCGTCGCGGCCCCGAAGTTGTCGGGTGTGATCTCGACCAGGCGCAGTCCGGAATCCGTCGCACCGGCCCTGCCGGCCCTGGCGGTCCCTTCGGTCCGGTCGGTCTCTTCGGTCCGGCCGGTTCTGTCGGTCTGTTCCGTCGCGCGGGTCATGCGGGCACCCTAGGCGGGCCGGTCGCGGGGCGGCCACGGCATTTCGGGCCCCGGGCGCCCGTCTGCGCAGCCGTCAGCCCAACTGGCGGTAGCGGCCCCGGAAGTAGACCAGCGGGCCGCCGTCCGCGCTCGGGGCCGTCGCGGTCAGGACGCGGCCGATCACCAGGGTGTGGTCGCCCGCCGGGACGCGTTGCTCGGTGCGGCATTCCAGGGTGGCCAGCGCGCCGCCGACCAGGGGCGCGCCGGTGGCCTCGCCGCGCGCGTACGGGATGTCCTCGAAGAGCAGGCGGTCGCTGATGCGGCCCTTCATGGCGAAGCGGCCGGCGATGTGCCGCTGGCTCTCGGAGAGCACCGACACCGCCCACCGCGGCTGTTCGTCGAGCAGGTCGTCCATCCGGGAGCCGTTGCGCAGGCTGACCATGACCAGAGGCGGGTCCAGGGAGACGGACACGAAGGCGGTGGCGGTCATGCCGACGTCTTCGCCGTCGGGCGCCCCGGGGTCGTCCGGGTCCAGGGAGGGCTCCCGGGCGGTCACCAGGACCACGCCGTCGGCGAGCCGGGACATGGCGGCGCGGAACTCGTCGTTGCTCACCCCCTCAGCATGCCCGGAGGGGGTCTTCGGCACGGAGTCGATCACGTCTGGGGGCACCCTCGGAACGCTAGTGTCCGGGTGATGCCCGCCGCATCGGACCTCCGCCCGAGTAGGGTCGTAGGACCGTGGACCCATCACCGCGTTCCGTGTGCCGGCGGCTGCTGTCCGTGTTCAGGAAACGCACAGGAAAAACGCGGAAACTCCACTCAAATGTTCACGTTCACCTGTGACTTGAGTCACAAGACGCATTAATTGTTGACCCTGTGTACCGAGTGGGCAGCGCGCTGTGATTCAGTGGCGGAGGCGTCACAACAAGACACACACCGACAACGAAGCACCAGAAACGACGTTACGCCGAAGACAACCCTTGATTCGCTGCGAAGTCTCGGGGGGAGGGCGAAACATGGAGACCGAGTCGGAGCCGTACGTCCGTCTTGCGTCCCTGCGACAGCTGCACCAGGTCATGGCCGACATGAACACGGCCCGCAGCCTGGCCGACACACTGCAGACCGTCGCCGACGGCGTGGTCACGGCACTCGGGTACGAGCTGGCGTGCGTCAACCTCGTGCGCGGCGACGGCGATCTCGTGGTCGCCGCCTTCTCCGGCAACCCGGCCGCCGAGGCCCTCATCACGGGCCGGGTCGGATCGCGCGAGTCCTGGGAACGCCGTCTCGGCATGGGCGAGACCTGGGGCGACCTGATCTTCATACCGCACACCGAGGGCTGGGTCCTCGACGACGACGACGTCCCGCAGTGGTACACCGACGGGCCCGCACCCCGGTTCGAGGACGAATGGCACCCCTCGGACCGGCTCTTCGCCCCCATGTACACGCCCGCCGCCCCCGGCAGCGGCGACCCCTGCGGCGAGCTGATCGGCGTCCTGTCCGTGGACCGGCCGCGCAACGGACGCCGTCCCGGCGCGTGGGGGCGCGAAGCGCTCCAGATGTACGCCTTCCAGGCCGCCATCGCCATCAGCAACGCGCGTCTACGTGCGAACATGCAGCGGGCTCTGGTCCGGCTCGAACGCGAGCAGCAGGCCCTGCGCGCCAGTGAGGAAAGCTTCCGGCAGGCCTTCGAGTACGCCCCTTCCGGCATGGCGATAGCCGAGATGGGCGGCGACCAGCACGGGCGCATACTCCGCACCAACGACGCGCTGTGCCGCCTGCTGGGCCGGCCCGCCTCCGCGATGCGCCGCTACTCCTTCTCCGACCTCGTCCACCCCGAGGACATAGGCACCCTGCTCCGCACCTCCGCCGAAGGCGGCCGCGCCGAGCTGCGCCTCGGCCGCCGGGACGGCACCTACCTCTGGGTCAGCCTCCGCAACTCCGTCGTCGCCGACGCCGCCGACGGCCCCCGCTTCCTCCTCACCCACGTCGAGGACATAGAGGAGCGCAAGCGCCGCGAGCTGCAGCTCGCCCACCGCGCCTCCCACGACTCCCTCACCGGCCTGCCGAACTCGGCCGAACTGCGCTCGCGGCTGTCCGCCCGGCTCTGCCAGCGGCCGCTGTCGACCCACCCCGCCGCCGTCGACGCCATGGACACGGCCTACGGCCACGCCGCCTTCGACGCGAACGGCCACGGCTTCGACTACCGGCCCGGCGGCGCCGAGTCCTTC
The window above is part of the Streptomyces sp. NBC_00425 genome. Proteins encoded here:
- a CDS encoding bifunctional GNAT family N-acetyltransferase/NUDIX hydrolase, with product MILTALPLAADHDIPGPLLTELTALYASNREFQALSGDFPDPHDIRPEQVAAALAEQAATDGVEVLLARSGGRLVGVVITLARHPDPADPDPWIGLLMVDAAQHGQGHGRRIAEQIEERFRADGRNGLRLAVLDANPKGLAFWTALGYEVIGHRPDRQHGRPCAVLRKPLPRLRRAARVAVVDPGGSVLLFRYVNPDVGAHWALPGGGLEEGESPREGALRELREETGWNDLEPGPLLCTWEHDFTRSDVVIRQHEHIYVTPGPHREPAGPDLAAAHAADGILSWRWWPRRELHASAEPVWPSDLARLLDEHEATHRTA
- a CDS encoding N,N-dimethylformamidase beta subunit family domain-containing protein; the encoded protein is MSVVSRRRAMGTFGVGAVAAAGIGAAYAYRETPAEPPSASPPTVRKATAMGANPVVNENTNDGTPDWEVPADARLTTKDHLGQIHGYASTTSVSPGEPISFHVSVRVPQPFRVTLYRLGHYDGEGGRLMATGPELTGSRQPTPAPHPETGAIVCDWRPSWTHRIPSTWISGVYVAVFEAEDGHRSCTPFVVREQNRASDLLVVLPFTTYQAYNQWPMDGRTGKNLYRGYPRPGAVADSEHRAFQVSFDRPYSDHGLPRWAELDVAFTRWVEAEGHDVTYATSADLHEGRIDPGRYTAMIFPGHDEYWSKPMRDVLEKAVDAGTHLAFLAANNIYFHIRLTGAADGTPSRTVACYKTAVDPSPDANGPTERWRDLEDKHGKKNGRAEQGLLGVQYNGILAKPAPLVVRRPDHWFWEGTGLKDGEEIPHLVAVEADGYDTRMPSPKGATRTLLSESPYRYKSAKGSGHKRRIQNTGLTEHEGGTLVFAAGTFFWPLALHDEDHHDPRVERATRNLLERMLLSRGQVGAESVGV
- a CDS encoding TerD family protein; amino-acid sequence: MAVSLSKGGNVSLTKEAPGLTAVTVGLGWDVRTTTGTDFDLDASAIAVNLQGKVYSDGHFVFFNNKQTPDQTIVHTGDNRTGEGAGDDEAINVNLAGLPADIDKIVFPVSIYDAENRSQNFGQVRNAYIRIVNQAGGAEIARYDLSEDAATETAMVFGELYRNGAEWKFRAVGQGYASGLVGIAQDFGVSV
- the arfB gene encoding alternative ribosome rescue aminoacyl-tRNA hydrolase ArfB, whose amino-acid sequence is MVGMSGPYVVRGSVSLPEAELMWRFSRSSGPGGQHVNTSDSQVELRFDLGRTEAFPEVWKARALERLAGRLVDGVVTVRASEHRSQWRNRETAAVRLAALLAEATAPPPKPRRPTRIPRGINERRLREKKQRSDTKRGRTGRDWS
- a CDS encoding sigma-70 family RNA polymerase sigma factor, with the protein product MTTTGDDDFSAETADDDFLARSFEAHRARLRAVAHRMLGSAAEADDAVQEAWLRLSRSQGRSGGEEIGNLGGWLTTVVGRVCLDMLRSRRSRAEEPLESWSPAPSSAVPDPAQDALLADSVGAALLVVLDALTPAERLAFVLHDLFGVPFDEVATIVDRTPEAARQLASRARRRVRGAQEPEADLARQRKVVDAFLSAAREGDFEGLLAVLDPDVVSRSEAGVTAGAAAVAAGASSFHRLALAARPDLGIRHALVDGATAVAVLAGDRLHRVVRFTFVGGGRIALIDVVTEPARLARLQVTLL
- a CDS encoding GNAT family N-acetyltransferase — protein: MTRATEQTDRTGRTEETDRTEGTARAGRAGATDSGLRLVEITPDNFGAATGIHVRPDQEFAVAPVMKSLAEAYVHPPGVAWPRLIMDGDRPVGFLMAFLDLDWTGGTGDAPLLRSGLWRLNVAAGEQGRGYGRFAVESVAAELRRRGAQEMYVTWHEGENGPEDFYLRLGFRKNGEKSEGEAVGVLRLDQP
- a CDS encoding flavin reductase family protein — encoded protein: MSRLADGVVLVTAREPSLDPDDPGAPDGEDVGMTATAFVSVSLDPPLVMVSLRNGSRMDDLLDEQPRWAVSVLSESQRHIAGRFAMKGRISDRLLFEDIPYARGEATGAPLVGGALATLECRTEQRVPAGDHTLVIGRVLTATAPSADGGPLVYFRGRYRQLG
- the cdgB gene encoding diguanylate cyclase CdgB is translated as METESEPYVRLASLRQLHQVMADMNTARSLADTLQTVADGVVTALGYELACVNLVRGDGDLVVAAFSGNPAAEALITGRVGSRESWERRLGMGETWGDLIFIPHTEGWVLDDDDVPQWYTDGPAPRFEDEWHPSDRLFAPMYTPAAPGSGDPCGELIGVLSVDRPRNGRRPGAWGREALQMYAFQAAIAISNARLRANMQRALVRLEREQQALRASEESFRQAFEYAPSGMAIAEMGGDQHGRILRTNDALCRLLGRPASAMRRYSFSDLVHPEDIGTLLRTSAEGGRAELRLGRRDGTYLWVSLRNSVVADAADGPRFLLTHVEDIEERKRRELQLAHRASHDSLTGLPNSAELRSRLSARLCQRPLSTHPAAVDAMDTAYGHAAFDANGHGFDYRPGGAESFDGFDHHVHTAAPEDGRDDGAKGLAVLFCDLDGFKSINDRFGHNAGDAVLIEVARRLSRQVRDGDTVARLGGDEFVILADGLGRADAADLAVRLRNEIIQPIRAEGRAVRVGASFGIGWAHCGMTADEVLKSADERMYVEKRSRPKQHRRAG